In Parabacteroides timonensis, the genomic stretch GTCAGATAGCCAATACCAAGGTATCGGTAACCTATAGTGATGATGTGAAAGAACATTTTATAAACTATGAAACAAAGGTCAGTAATGTTTCCGGTGAATTGTTGTATACAAGGGATGAATATCGAGCTGGTTATTTTTCTCCGGAAAAACTGACAACTCGTTTATCTTTGACAAATAATGATGGAAATAAGTTTACTTTGCAGCAGGTTCATGCGGATATTGAACCACGCTATCATTATGTATTTCATTTTAAGTTAGCGAATCCGACACCGCCAGAAGAAGATGAAGAGGCTGGAGGCGATTTCTCTATTGAAGTGGACGATAGTAATAAAGAAGTTACTTATAATATCTTTATTAAAGAAGAAGATTTGTTTGGAAAAGGAGTACCTTCTTTAAAATTAAAAGGTTTTGATGAAAATAATAAGATCATTTATAAAATAGGAAAACCTGAAATACCTAAAGCTAATCTCTCGCTTTATGCTCCGGCTGGAATTAAATCGCTGAAGGTAAAAGCTGATTCTTATCAATTGTCTACTATGCCGGTGTTTGATTTAGTGAATTTATCGTCGTCAGAACAGGCATTGCTGAAAAATATCGGATTTCCTTTATTAGGAGAAGAATCGCAAGATGCTGGCTTATTTGAACTTGATTTTCAGACTTTGATATCTAAGCTTGAACCGAATGGCTTAAAGGTCGGAATTCATACTTTTACATTAGAACTTTTGGATCAGATCGATCAGGAAGTGTCAGTGACATTCTCTTTTGAAATTCGTCCGGATGTTAAAGTCAGTGTGGATGATCCTATCAAATGGGCTAAATTTGCAACATTGAAGGGGTACTCGGCAGATGAAGTAGGGCAGGTGTTTATGTTCCGGAAAACAGGGGAAAGCGATTTCAAGGCTGTTGATAATGTACAGGTTAATCCTTCAACAGGTGATGTGACGGCTTTGGTAATAGGTTTGGAGGCGAATACTGAGTATGAGTATTATTTAGTTTCTGGTGAAGAAGGTAATCTGAACCAAAGCGAATCTACTCTATTTACAACAGAAGATACACCGATTGTACCTAATTTGAGTTTTGATGATTGGTGTGAAAGTGGTGGTATTGTATATCCCAATGCTAACCAGAATAATGCTTATTGGGATTCCGGTAATGGAGGGGCAGTGAAAGCTAAAAAAACTCCAACGGAAGGCGTTTCGGATGTTGTTGTAAAAGGAAAAGCAGCTTATCTTCATTCTGAAATGGCTACTGTTATAGGTATTGGAGCTTTTGCTGCCGGAAATATTTATACAGGCTCTTTTATACAGGCTATAATGGATCCGACAAATCCTGGTGCAGAGCTTGATTTCGGTCGTCAGTATACAGGTCGTCCGACAAAATTGACAGGTTATTATAGATATATTCCCCAAAAAGTGGATCAAGGGGGGTATAAGGAATTACAAAAAGGTTCGATGGATAAGTGTAGTATATATATTGTTTTATGTGACTGGACTGCCCCGTTCGCTGTCAATACACAGAAAGGACAATTTGTCGATTTATCTACAAATAATACAAGTATATTAGCTTATGGTGAGTTGAGTGAAGCTGAAGCTAGCCGTACAGGTATGACAGAATATGAGAAGTTTGAAATTGATATCAAATATCGGGACACTAATAGAAAGCCTTCATATATTTTGATCGTGGCATCAGCAAGTAAGTATGGCGATTACTTTACAGGAGGGGAAGGTAGTAAGCTGTATATCGATGAGTTTGAACTTGGTTTTGATTATAACGAGAAATCTTTTAAATAACAAATATGAAACAACTCTTATCCCTTACCATATTGTTGATATGTTGTTCTGTATTGCCGGCGAAGGCAAAGGAGAACAAGTATGACCGGGGTATTCTGATGAAAACTTTTATCCCGAAAGGGCAATGGATGGTTGGTACTACGTTTTCCTATAGCGAACATGTGGATGAAAACTTTGAGTTTTTATCTGTGTTGAAGGATATTAATAGCGAAGGGTATACCTTTAAGGTGACTCCGTTGGTGAGTTATTTTATTCGCGACAATATTAGTATCGGTGGTCGCTTTTCCTATTCCCGTACCAATACGGATATAGGTAATATATCTCTGGAACTGGGTGACGATCTGAGCTTTGATGTCGATAATTTTAAGTCTGTATCCAATACATATACGGCGGCGATCTTTCTCCGTAC encodes the following:
- a CDS encoding PCMD domain-containing protein; amino-acid sequence: MKRLRSCLYIIICVCLVFACNEDKYNPVGTLLLNVEEDQTLLTKATHEVVFESLRVDILSGEEDTVKTYKDFLTDLKGQKVVLPEGDYVIAVRSNHSGEASWESPFYTGREEVSIKAGEITQVKVTCQIANTKVSVTYSDDVKEHFINYETKVSNVSGELLYTRDEYRAGYFSPEKLTTRLSLTNNDGNKFTLQQVHADIEPRYHYVFHFKLANPTPPEEDEEAGGDFSIEVDDSNKEVTYNIFIKEEDLFGKGVPSLKLKGFDENNKIIYKIGKPEIPKANLSLYAPAGIKSLKVKADSYQLSTMPVFDLVNLSSSEQALLKNIGFPLLGEESQDAGLFELDFQTLISKLEPNGLKVGIHTFTLELLDQIDQEVSVTFSFEIRPDVKVSVDDPIKWAKFATLKGYSADEVGQVFMFRKTGESDFKAVDNVQVNPSTGDVTALVIGLEANTEYEYYLVSGEEGNLNQSESTLFTTEDTPIVPNLSFDDWCESGGIVYPNANQNNAYWDSGNGGAVKAKKTPTEGVSDVVVKGKAAYLHSEMATVIGIGAFAAGNIYTGSFIQAIMDPTNPGAELDFGRQYTGRPTKLTGYYRYIPQKVDQGGYKELQKGSMDKCSIYIVLCDWTAPFAVNTQKGQFVDLSTNNTSILAYGELSEAEASRTGMTEYEKFEIDIKYRDTNRKPSYILIVASASKYGDYFTGGEGSKLYIDEFELGFDYNEKSFK